A single window of Loxodonta africana isolate mLoxAfr1 chromosome 10, mLoxAfr1.hap2, whole genome shotgun sequence DNA harbors:
- the RNASE11 gene encoding probable ribonuclease 11, with amino-acid sequence METFSLLLLDLGLVLAGTSGSTMETIKEEFSEEDIEYDIAKACQEKQTIEVFMNSTLLDKNTSLSMSKDVMSSSLLTFRRLHYNFPKENSLGNGKQYCNAMVVWRIVSEANGSCKLRNNFTHGSTEMIHGIHKVPSCDYEPNFDMVQGNMVEPKCYKSPELETTMCQLTTGKQLSRCQYHSVTSLKKMLIVLTGHSLMSWLVSVSKL; translated from the coding sequence ATGGAGACTTTTTCTCTGTTATTGCTGGACCTGGGCCTGGTTCTTGCAGGAACCTCAGGAAGCACAATGGAGACAATTAAAGAAGAGTTTTCAGAGGAAGATATAGAATATGACATAGCAAAAGCTTGCCAAGAAAAACAGACCATTGAGGTATTCATGAACTCGACCCTGTTAGATAAGAATACCAGCCTCAGCATGTCCAAGGATGTCATGTCTTCCTCATTATTGACATTCAGAAGGTTACATTATAACTTTCCCAAGGAAAACAGTCTGGGTAATGGCAAACAGTATTGTAATGCTATGGTGGTCTGGAGAATTGTGTCAGAAGCTAATGGGTCATGCAAATTGAGAAATAACTTCACCCATGGCTCCACAGAAATGATCCATGGAATCCACAAGGTCCCCAGTTGTGACTATGAACCAAATTTTGATATGGTTCAAGGCAATATGGTGGAACCAAAGTGCTATAAAAGCCCAGAACTGGAGACCACTATGTGCCAGCTCACTACAGGAAAACAACTCTCCAGATGCCAATACCACAGTGTTACCTCATTAAAGAAAATGTTGATAGTGCTGACAGGCCATTCTCTAATGAGCTGGTTAGTTAGTGTCTCTAAATTGTAA
- the RNASE12 gene encoding probable inactive ribonuclease-like protein 12 has product MIKRLAANQNADGVTARDAKGLIPLIILMVIIFLLLLFWENEMNVESGMPTLEQLHVDYPQSDVPVRYCNYMILQRVIKEPDNTCKKEHVFIHERPQKINAICTSVKKKACSNHSKLFCFQSKIKFKMTACELIEGSRYPACRYHISPKEGFILVTCDEMGAVNFQGFVE; this is encoded by the exons AtgattaagcgtttggctgctaaccaaaatgctgacG GAGTTACAGCAAGAGATGCGAAGGGACTGATACCTCTGATAATACTAATGGTGATTAttttcctgctgcttctcttctggGAAAATGAGATGAACGTAGAATCAGGGATGCCAACCTTGGAGCAGTTGCATGTGGATTACCCTCAGAGTGATGTTCCTGTGAGATACTGCAACTACATGATCTTACAAAGAGTCATCAAGGAACCTGACAACACCTGCAAAAAGGAGCACGTCTTCATCCACGAGAGGCCTCAAAAAATCAACGCTATCTGCACTTCCGTCAAGAAGAAGGCTTGCAGTAACCATTCCAAACTTTTCTGCTTCCAGAGCAAGATAAAGTTCAAAATGACGGCCTGCGAGCTCATAGAAGGTTCCAGATACCCTGCCTGCAGGTACCACATTTCTCCCAAGGAGGGGTTCATTCTTGTCACTTGTGATGAAATGGGGGCAGTTAATTTCCAGGGATTTGTTGAATAA